From a single Papaver somniferum cultivar HN1 unplaced genomic scaffold, ASM357369v1 unplaced-scaffold_133, whole genome shotgun sequence genomic region:
- the LOC113333434 gene encoding probable DNA-3-methyladenine glycosylase 2 has translation MKLRSSMGEQTNHKHQPSESHRPLDSTSITISPTPPPPLSPKSEETSQTQTSTTSKIPFRPRKIRKLEKPENTSDSSNSKPFQENNSRIKTPKIPIQQIRALPPRIVTKTLSCEGEIECAIRHLKASDPIFSRVIDCYDRPVFSSFDRPFLALTKSILYQQLALKAGTSIYTRFISLCGGESSVIPESVLATNPQQLRQIGVSARKASYLHDLANKYKNGILSDSSIVDMDDKSLFTMLTMVKGIGSWSVHMFMMNSLHRPDVLPMGDLGVRKGVELLYGLEELPRPSQMEQLCEKWRPYRTVASMYMWRLVDTKSLPSVTKTTLSVAVVGAPNQQKQQQQQQQEQQQQPQALQLIDPISGIANLGVCAWGEP, from the exons aTGAAACTAAGATCATCAATGGGGGAACAAACCAACCACAAGCATCAACCCTCTGAATCTCACCGTCCTCTTGATTCCACCTCAATTACGATCtccccaacaccaccaccaccattatcacCAAAATCGGAAGAAACTTCTCAAACCCAAACATCAACTACATCAAAAATCCCATTCAGACCgagaaaaatcagaaaattagaGAAACCCGAGAATACCTCAGATTCCTCTAATTCCAAACCCTTTCAAGAAAACAACAGCAGAATAAAAACCCCAAAAATCCCTATTCAGCAAATTCGTGCTTTACCTCCTAGAATTGTTACAAAAACATTGTCATGTGAAGGGGAAATCGAATGCGCTATTCGTCATTTAAAAGCATCTGATCCAATTTTCTCTCGTGTAATTGATTGTTATGATCGACCGGTTTTTAGTTCTTTTGATCGACCATTTCTTGCTTTAACTAAAAGTATTCTTTATCAACAACTTGCTCTTAAAGCTGGTACTTCAATTTATACAAGATTTATATCATTGTGTGGTGGTGAATCAAGTGTTATACCTGAATCCGTTCTTGCAACAAATCCTCAACAACTTCGTCAAATTGGGGTTTCTGCTCGAAAAGCTAGTTATCTTCATGATTTAGCTAATAAATATAAAAATGGAATTCTTTCGGACTCGTCCATTGTAGATATGGATGATAAATCTTTATTTACAATGCTTACCATGGTTAAAGGAATTGGTTCTTGGTCTGTTCATATGTTCATGATGAATTCTCTTCATAGACCTGATGTTTTACCAATGGGAGATTTAGGTGTTCGAAAGGGAGTTGAGTTACTTTATGGATTAGAAGAATTACCTCGTCCGTCGCAAATGGAGCAACTCTGTGAGAAATGGAGACCTTATCGGACCGTTGCTTCAATGTATATGTGGCGGTTAGTTGATACAAAGAGTCTGCCTTCAGTTACTAAAACAACATTGAGTGTTGCAGTAGTCGGTGCTCCTAATcagcagaagcagcagcagcagcagcagcaagaacAACAACAGCAACCACAGGCATTGCAGCTTATTGATCCAATCAGTGGCATTGCTAACCTCGG AGTTTGCGCCTGGGGTGAGCCATGA